The Thalassotalea psychrophila genome window below encodes:
- a CDS encoding virulence factor BrkB family protein, with amino-acid sequence MKLSQIIARYPKMIPILRFGQHYVKRCKHDQIQVSAGYLSYVTLMSLVPLILVMFSIVTAFPIFGEIHNDIERFIFSHFVPTASEQIQAQIDGFVSNASQMPGTEIFFLFILAMLLISTVDKSLNRIWRIHTRRKRITSFAVYWMILTLGPVLIGISIIATSYIISLVSGSGVDATSLNNLLLRALPFVASLAGFLVLYMLVPNTAVKFKHALSGAVLATILFELAKKGFAIFVTKLPTYEAIYGALAIIPILFIWVYLSWLIVFIGAEVTVCLQEISAGKHKSAKIN; translated from the coding sequence ATGAAATTGTCACAAATTATTGCACGTTATCCGAAAATGATCCCGATTTTACGGTTTGGACAGCATTATGTTAAGCGCTGCAAGCATGATCAAATTCAGGTATCCGCAGGCTATTTATCTTATGTTACGCTGATGTCATTGGTGCCATTAATATTAGTGATGTTTTCAATTGTCACCGCATTCCCTATTTTTGGTGAAATACATAATGACATTGAACGATTTATCTTTAGTCATTTTGTGCCTACCGCCTCTGAGCAAATACAAGCTCAAATAGATGGTTTTGTTTCCAATGCATCACAAATGCCGGGTACTGAAATATTCTTCCTATTTATCCTTGCTATGTTGCTTATATCGACAGTTGATAAGTCTTTAAATAGAATTTGGCGAATCCATACACGCCGTAAACGTATAACATCATTCGCGGTTTACTGGATGATACTAACACTTGGTCCGGTACTTATCGGTATCAGCATTATCGCTACGTCTTATATCATTTCACTTGTTTCTGGTAGTGGGGTAGATGCCACAAGTTTAAATAATCTATTACTCCGGGCATTGCCGTTTGTGGCATCGCTAGCCGGATTTTTAGTTCTGTATATGTTGGTGCCAAACACTGCTGTTAAATTTAAGCATGCATTAAGTGGCGCGGTGTTAGCTACAATATTATTTGAACTAGCCAAAAAAGGTTTTGCTATATTTGTTACTAAACTACCCACTTATGAAGCTATATATGGTGCGTTAGCTATTATTCCTATTTTGTTTATTTGGGTGTACTTATCGTGGTTAATTGTATTTATTGGCGCCGAAGTCACCGTTTGTTTGCAAGAAATTAGTGCTGGCAAGCATAAATCAGCTAAAATTAATTAG
- a CDS encoding urate hydroxylase PuuD — MDIMEIINFLARWSHLLFGMTWIGLLYYFNFIQGGYFKTATPEALADAKKHLAPSALWWFRWGAMFTFLTGLVLLMGVTKMNVLNDYIVVGATMGTLMFLNVWLIIWPNQKIALGMVEGDGPAAGGKALLASRTNTLFSGPMAFFMMAGPHFGGYGLGWGSTAMWVALAIIAALQVNAIVGKQGTMTTVKGVITSSLVLTAVLVAVLKLV, encoded by the coding sequence ATGGACATCATGGAAATTATTAATTTCTTGGCTCGTTGGAGCCACTTACTATTCGGTATGACTTGGATAGGACTTTTATATTACTTTAACTTTATTCAAGGTGGCTACTTTAAAACAGCTACTCCTGAAGCATTAGCAGACGCTAAAAAACACTTAGCACCTTCTGCTCTTTGGTGGTTCCGTTGGGGCGCAATGTTCACTTTCCTAACCGGTTTAGTGTTACTAATGGGCGTTACCAAAATGAATGTATTAAATGATTACATCGTTGTTGGCGCTACTATGGGTACATTGATGTTTTTAAACGTTTGGTTAATTATCTGGCCAAACCAAAAAATTGCCTTAGGTATGGTTGAAGGTGACGGTCCTGCTGCTGGCGGTAAAGCACTTTTAGCTTCTCGTACTAATACATTATTCTCAGGCCCTATGGCATTCTTCATGATGGCTGGTCCACACTTTGGTGGTTACGGTTTAGGTTGGGGTTCTACAGCGATGTGGGTTGCCTTAGCTATCATTGCTGCTCTTCAAGTAAATGCTATTGTTGGTAAGCAAGGAACTATGACTACTGTTAAAGGTGTTATTACTTCTAGCTTAGTATTAACTGCAGTATTAGTTGCGGTATTAAAATTAGTTTAA
- the typA gene encoding translational GTPase TypA, giving the protein MVLENLRNIAIIAHVDHGKTTLVDKLLDQSGTLDARTGHDERVMDSNDIEKERGITILAKNTAINWNEYRVNIVDTPGHADFGGEVERVMSMVDSVLLIVDAQEGPMPQTRFVTKKAFAQGLKPIVVINKIDKPGSRPDWVMDQVFDLFDNLGATDEQLDFKVVYASAINGWASLEEGVEGEDMTPLFQTIIDQVPAPDADQDGSFQMQISQLDYSSYLGVIGVGRITRGSVKPNQQVTVEGSNGKLHNGKVGKVFGYLGLDRNETDIAHAGDIIAITGLGELKISDTICCPNEVDALPPLSVDEPTINMTFQVNTSPFSGQEGKYVTSRNIKERLDKELVHNVALRVEQLDDPDKFKVSGRGELHLGILIENMRREGYELAVSRPEVIMREVNGQKEEPYESVTIDVEEQHQGPIMEKMGIRKAELTDMAPDGKGRIRMDFIMPSRGLIGFQTEFMTLTSGSGLIYHTFLEYGPHKGGDIGQRLNGVMIANATGKALTNAIFNLQSRGRMLIGHGLDIYEGQIIGIHSRDNDLTVNALKGKQLTNVRSSGTDEAQTLTPPIIMSLEQALEFIDNDELVEVTPDSIRIRKKFLKENERKREGRSAK; this is encoded by the coding sequence ATAGTGTTAGAAAACTTACGTAACATCGCAATCATTGCGCACGTTGACCATGGTAAAACAACCTTGGTTGATAAATTACTCGACCAATCAGGCACATTAGATGCTCGTACAGGTCATGACGAACGAGTAATGGATTCAAACGATATCGAGAAAGAACGTGGTATCACAATCCTTGCAAAAAACACTGCAATTAACTGGAACGAGTACCGTGTAAACATCGTAGATACTCCTGGTCACGCCGATTTTGGCGGTGAAGTTGAGCGTGTTATGTCAATGGTTGACTCTGTACTTCTTATTGTTGACGCACAAGAAGGTCCTATGCCACAAACACGCTTTGTTACTAAGAAAGCGTTTGCTCAAGGTTTAAAACCAATTGTTGTTATCAACAAAATTGATAAGCCAGGCTCTCGTCCTGATTGGGTTATGGATCAAGTTTTCGATTTATTCGACAACTTAGGTGCTACTGATGAACAGTTAGACTTTAAAGTTGTTTACGCTTCAGCGATCAACGGTTGGGCATCACTGGAAGAAGGCGTGGAAGGTGAAGATATGACACCTCTATTCCAAACTATCATAGATCAAGTTCCAGCTCCAGATGCTGATCAAGATGGTTCATTCCAAATGCAAATCTCTCAACTTGATTACAGCTCTTACTTAGGCGTAATTGGTGTTGGACGTATTACCCGTGGTTCAGTTAAGCCTAATCAACAAGTAACTGTTGAAGGCTCAAACGGTAAATTACACAACGGTAAAGTAGGTAAAGTATTTGGTTACTTAGGTCTTGACCGTAACGAAACTGACATTGCCCATGCTGGTGACATCATCGCAATTACTGGTTTAGGCGAACTTAAGATTTCAGATACTATCTGTTGTCCAAATGAAGTTGATGCATTACCGCCATTATCGGTTGATGAACCAACAATCAATATGACGTTCCAAGTAAATACTTCTCCGTTCTCAGGACAAGAAGGTAAATATGTTACTTCTCGTAACATCAAAGAGCGTTTAGATAAAGAGCTAGTTCACAACGTTGCACTACGCGTTGAGCAACTAGACGATCCTGATAAATTCAAAGTATCTGGTCGTGGTGAACTTCACTTAGGTATATTAATTGAAAACATGCGTCGTGAAGGTTACGAGTTAGCTGTTTCTCGTCCAGAAGTTATCATGCGTGAAGTTAATGGCCAAAAAGAAGAACCATATGAATCAGTGACAATTGATGTTGAAGAACAGCATCAAGGTCCGATCATGGAAAAAATGGGTATTCGTAAAGCAGAACTTACTGATATGGCACCAGATGGTAAAGGTCGTATTCGTATGGACTTTATTATGCCAAGCCGTGGTTTAATTGGTTTCCAAACTGAATTCATGACGCTTACTTCAGGCTCAGGTTTGATTTACCATACATTCTTAGAATACGGACCTCATAAAGGTGGCGATATTGGTCAACGCTTAAACGGTGTTATGATCGCGAACGCAACTGGTAAGGCTCTTACTAACGCAATCTTTAACTTACAATCTCGTGGCCGCATGTTAATTGGTCATGGTTTAGATATTTACGAAGGTCAAATAATTGGTATTCACTCACGTGATAACGATTTAACCGTAAATGCTCTTAAAGGTAAGCAGTTAACTAACGTTCGTTCATCAGGTACTGATGAAGCACAAACATTAACGCCGCCAATTATCATGTCTTTAGAGCAAGCTCTTGAGTTCATCGATAACGACGAGTTAGTTGAAGTAACACCTGATAGCATCCGTATTCGTAAAAAGTTCTTAAAAGAAAATGAACGTAAACGTGAAGGCCGTTCTGCTAAGTAA
- a CDS encoding tetratricopeptide repeat protein: MQKSFAGNIEQADIYFQQQQYKLALGEYITLADGGNARAFYQLGAIYYNGFGVDQSETKALVWFALAAEHDFENSVEIVNDLLSGVPATDKEKLLAIIAQFKKAYGKQGIQDKYFPQINEANLSEKIVYSNGKQLDAFYITTDEGFIEDDDSEVAFDDEIYDSEGFSETETFKKSSVLENFKNRPYMLVVDYDIAPDGSRRNFNPVQVIGNPNKGILDLSYSNSLKPTFKGKSVNFVHRSYLGVANYGSSEIRRELSFLYSRVTRYVRKLADSEIPEEQYQHAAALMYFTWLKREEGQVEALLKSSSNGGYIPAQFEYGLLLYREQKDIKLAVELISKAAQQGFTQAQYRLGRLILDSPWIMNDEKRALFWLELAAEEAHVGAALKASEVKLLSKNKQLLDVSGAIELLDKLTEEEAENPEYLYLQALAHNNMRPRKLSVAVTYIREAIELGDDRGWDISLWENTLKGWTSGGSVTIVEMATDD; encoded by the coding sequence ATGCAAAAATCTTTTGCAGGCAATATTGAACAAGCTGATATTTATTTTCAGCAGCAGCAATATAAACTAGCTTTAGGCGAATATATAACTCTGGCCGATGGTGGTAATGCTCGAGCTTTTTATCAACTTGGCGCAATTTATTATAATGGCTTTGGTGTAGACCAAAGTGAAACAAAAGCATTAGTGTGGTTTGCTTTAGCTGCAGAACATGACTTTGAAAACTCGGTCGAAATCGTAAATGACTTACTTTCTGGAGTACCAGCAACAGATAAAGAAAAACTCCTAGCTATAATTGCTCAATTTAAAAAGGCTTACGGTAAACAAGGTATCCAAGATAAATATTTTCCGCAAATTAATGAAGCAAACCTTTCCGAAAAAATTGTCTATTCTAATGGCAAACAGTTAGACGCTTTCTATATAACAACTGATGAAGGCTTTATTGAAGATGATGACAGTGAAGTTGCGTTTGATGATGAAATATACGATTCAGAAGGGTTTTCTGAAACAGAGACATTTAAAAAGTCATCGGTATTAGAAAACTTTAAAAACAGACCTTATATGTTGGTTGTTGACTACGACATAGCCCCTGATGGCTCTCGGAGAAACTTTAACCCGGTACAAGTCATTGGTAACCCGAATAAAGGTATTTTAGATCTTTCTTATAGCAACTCTTTAAAGCCGACATTTAAAGGCAAAAGTGTGAACTTTGTGCATCGTTCATATTTAGGTGTAGCTAATTATGGCTCATCTGAAATTCGTCGAGAGCTCAGTTTTTTATATTCACGGGTAACACGGTATGTTCGCAAACTAGCTGATAGTGAAATTCCAGAGGAACAGTATCAGCATGCTGCGGCATTAATGTACTTTACTTGGTTGAAACGAGAAGAAGGGCAAGTTGAAGCATTACTAAAAAGCTCATCTAATGGTGGCTATATTCCAGCACAATTTGAATACGGCTTGCTGCTTTATCGAGAGCAAAAAGATATAAAATTAGCAGTTGAGTTAATTTCAAAAGCTGCTCAACAAGGCTTTACCCAAGCCCAATATCGTTTGGGAAGACTTATATTGGATAGCCCATGGATTATGAACGATGAGAAAAGGGCTTTGTTTTGGTTAGAGTTAGCTGCCGAAGAAGCTCACGTAGGTGCTGCTTTAAAAGCCAGTGAAGTTAAGCTTTTATCAAAAAATAAACAATTACTTGATGTATCAGGCGCAATTGAATTGTTAGATAAATTAACTGAAGAAGAAGCAGAAAACCCTGAATACCTTTACCTACAGGCATTAGCACATAACAATATGCGACCACGAAAGTTGTCCGTGGCAGTTACCTATATAAGAGAGGCAATCGAGCTTGGTGATGATCGAGGCTGGGATATATCCCTTTGGGAAAATACTTTAAAAGGATGGACTTCTGGTGGCTCTGTAACAATTGTTGAAATGGCAACTGACGATTGA
- a CDS encoding aldose epimerase family protein: protein MNNVKTILLRNNSGMSVEVCNFGARITSIKFPINGEATEMTVAYQNAEDYLDDSFYLGATCGRVCNRISNAQFDLNGKTYQLTKNDAENCLHGGVENFARKYWSIDSDPVSTKQVTLSLTSIDGDQGFPGTLQISVQYQLTEENELIVNYLAKSDAATPINLTNHTYFNLGEATCEALMVQINASHYLERNQLNTPTGNIISVTNNDYDFRQQVSIGVRQANTNDQELALMQGYDHCFVLDDSAIASEKAVILSLQNNVKMTMYTDQPAMQLYTGSYLSGEFKRYQGLCLEAQNYPDAVNFNHFPSSILPPNELYKREIRFKFSNV, encoded by the coding sequence ATGAATAATGTTAAAACAATTTTATTGCGGAACAATAGTGGTATGTCGGTTGAAGTTTGCAATTTTGGCGCGCGAATAACATCGATCAAATTTCCAATTAATGGCGAAGCTACTGAGATGACCGTTGCTTATCAAAATGCTGAAGATTATCTTGATGATAGTTTCTATTTAGGTGCGACCTGTGGGAGAGTGTGTAACCGTATTAGCAATGCTCAGTTTGATTTAAATGGAAAAACATACCAGTTAACAAAAAACGATGCAGAAAATTGTTTGCATGGTGGTGTCGAAAATTTTGCTAGAAAATATTGGTCTATTGATTCGGATCCTGTATCTACAAAGCAAGTAACTTTATCGTTAACATCTATTGATGGTGACCAAGGTTTCCCTGGTACTTTGCAGATATCGGTACAATATCAGTTAACTGAAGAAAACGAACTAATCGTTAATTATTTGGCTAAAAGTGATGCCGCGACGCCAATTAATTTAACAAACCATACTTACTTCAATTTAGGTGAAGCTACTTGTGAAGCACTGATGGTACAAATTAATGCTTCACATTATTTGGAGCGAAACCAGCTTAATACACCTACAGGCAATATAATTTCAGTTACTAACAACGATTATGATTTTCGTCAGCAAGTAAGTATAGGAGTTAGGCAGGCCAATACAAACGATCAAGAGTTAGCCTTGATGCAAGGTTATGATCATTGTTTTGTATTAGATGATTCAGCAATAGCATCTGAAAAGGCGGTAATTTTATCATTGCAAAATAACGTTAAAATGACGATGTATACTGACCAACCTGCCATGCAGCTATATACAGGTTCTTATTTAAGCGGTGAATTTAAGCGTTATCAAGGGCTTTGTTTAGAGGCGCAGAATTATCCTGACGCCGTAAACTTTAATCATTTCCCAAGCAGTATACTGCCACCCAACGAGCTATATAAACGCGAAATACGATTTAAATTCAGCAACGTATAA
- the galE gene encoding UDP-glucose 4-epimerase GalE, which yields MKVLVTGGAGYIGSHTVLTLLNSGYDVVVFDNLCNSSEESLKRVNKLTGKTIEFVKGDICNATQLNTVFEQFEIKAVIHFAALKAVGESTEIPLRYYHNNVHGTVCLLEVMQKHNVQNFIFSSSATVYGEENDVPYVETMKLGTPSSPYGASKVMVERVMADFAISSSSFRGISLRYFNPIGAHESGEIGEDPKGIPNNLLPYVAQVAVGKREKLNIFGDDYPTTDGSCERDYLHVMDLAEGHVAALNWLNANDQFKGVEAFNLGTGNGVSVFAIVKAFEQATQKPIAFDVAPRRAGDLPAFWADADKANSQLNWQATRSLEHMMIDTWRWQSNNPNGYE from the coding sequence ATGAAAGTACTCGTAACCGGTGGTGCTGGCTATATTGGCTCGCATACAGTTTTAACTTTACTGAACAGCGGATATGACGTTGTTGTTTTTGACAACCTTTGTAATTCAAGTGAAGAATCTTTAAAAAGAGTTAATAAACTAACCGGTAAAACAATTGAGTTTGTTAAAGGTGACATTTGTAATGCCACTCAATTAAATACTGTTTTTGAACAGTTTGAAATTAAAGCTGTAATTCACTTTGCCGCTTTGAAAGCTGTGGGTGAATCCACTGAAATCCCGTTGCGTTATTATCATAATAACGTTCATGGAACAGTTTGCTTACTTGAGGTAATGCAAAAACATAATGTGCAAAATTTTATTTTTAGCTCGTCCGCTACCGTTTATGGCGAAGAGAATGATGTTCCGTATGTTGAAACGATGAAATTGGGTACTCCATCAAGCCCTTATGGCGCAAGTAAAGTCATGGTAGAACGAGTAATGGCCGACTTTGCTATTTCTAGCTCGAGTTTTAGAGGTATATCACTGCGCTATTTTAACCCTATTGGCGCTCATGAAAGCGGTGAAATTGGCGAAGATCCAAAGGGTATTCCAAATAACTTACTGCCTTATGTTGCTCAAGTCGCGGTTGGTAAGCGTGAAAAGCTTAATATCTTTGGTGATGACTACCCGACAACTGACGGTAGTTGTGAACGAGATTATTTACATGTTATGGATTTGGCTGAAGGCCATGTCGCAGCATTGAATTGGTTAAATGCGAATGATCAATTTAAAGGTGTTGAAGCCTTCAATTTAGGTACAGGTAACGGTGTTTCGGTTTTTGCCATCGTTAAAGCATTTGAACAAGCAACCCAAAAGCCTATCGCATTTGATGTTGCACCGAGAAGGGCTGGAGATTTACCCGCATTTTGGGCCGATGCTGATAAAGCAAATAGCCAACTAAACTGGCAGGCAACACGCAGCTTAGAACATATGATGATTGATACTTGGCGCTGGCAATCAAACAATCCAAATGGGTATGAGTAA
- a CDS encoding sodium/sugar symporter — MDFTNKLGTLDTGIFITYVICLLFVALWISRSEKKEGANTEDYFLASKSLPWWAIGASLIASNISAEQIIGMSGSGYAIGLAIASYEWMAAITLILVGKYMLPIFLKNEIFTMPQYLEQRFDNKVKTTLALFWLAVYIFVNLTAVLWLGGLAIESVAGVDWMYGMIFLAIFSVAYSLYGGLKAVAYTDIIQVVLLVFGGLFLSYLALDAVSGGEGFLAGFGVLTTDMSSHFDMVLSPENEHYMSLPGISVLIGGMWVMNLSYWGFNQYIIQRALAAKDLKEAQKGIAFAAYLKLLMPLIVVLPGIAAVVLYPRLATPDLAYPSMMALMPVGIKGLVFAALVAAIVSSLASMTNSISTIFTMDIYSKMKPNKSQHHYVVVGRIAALASLCIALVVSEPLLGKFDQAFQYIQEFTGFFTPGIVVIFMMGMFWKRATSNGALAAALGSAALSFLFMQFWPELPFMDRVGLVFLLCLGLCYVVSMMGKAPEQDSSVSLDEVSFVTEKSFNIAAVGVVLILIALYATWW; from the coding sequence ATGGATTTTACAAACAAGCTCGGTACTTTAGATACCGGCATTTTTATTACTTATGTAATTTGTCTTTTGTTCGTTGCTTTGTGGATTTCTCGCAGCGAAAAGAAAGAAGGTGCAAATACAGAAGATTATTTCTTAGCAAGTAAGTCATTGCCTTGGTGGGCTATTGGTGCTTCGCTTATTGCTTCCAACATATCCGCTGAGCAGATCATCGGTATGTCAGGCTCTGGTTATGCCATAGGCTTAGCTATTGCTTCTTATGAATGGATGGCGGCGATCACCTTGATATTAGTAGGTAAATACATGTTGCCTATCTTCTTGAAAAATGAAATTTTCACCATGCCACAGTATCTTGAGCAACGCTTTGACAATAAAGTTAAAACGACCCTTGCTTTGTTTTGGTTAGCGGTTTACATCTTTGTTAATTTAACGGCGGTACTTTGGTTAGGTGGCTTAGCAATTGAAAGCGTTGCCGGTGTTGATTGGATGTACGGCATGATCTTCTTAGCAATATTCTCTGTTGCTTATTCTTTATATGGTGGCCTAAAAGCAGTTGCTTATACCGATATAATCCAAGTGGTATTACTGGTTTTTGGCGGCTTATTCTTAAGCTACCTAGCACTAGATGCTGTGTCAGGCGGCGAAGGTTTCCTTGCTGGCTTTGGTGTATTAACTACTGATATGTCTAGCCATTTTGATATGGTACTAAGCCCTGAAAACGAACACTATATGAGCCTACCAGGTATTTCTGTATTAATTGGTGGTATGTGGGTTATGAACCTAAGTTACTGGGGTTTCAACCAATATATTATTCAGCGCGCTTTAGCTGCTAAAGATCTTAAAGAAGCACAAAAAGGTATTGCCTTTGCAGCTTATTTAAAACTTTTAATGCCATTAATCGTTGTATTACCGGGTATTGCAGCCGTAGTTCTTTATCCAAGATTAGCAACTCCAGATCTAGCTTATCCATCAATGATGGCACTTATGCCTGTTGGTATTAAAGGCCTAGTATTTGCCGCTTTAGTTGCTGCGATTGTTTCATCTTTAGCATCAATGACCAATAGTATCTCAACCATCTTTACTATGGACATTTATAGCAAAATGAAGCCGAATAAATCTCAGCATCATTATGTGGTCGTGGGTCGTATAGCAGCATTAGCATCACTATGTATTGCATTGGTAGTCTCGGAGCCTTTATTAGGTAAGTTTGACCAAGCATTCCAGTACATCCAAGAATTCACTGGCTTCTTTACTCCAGGTATTGTGGTAATTTTCATGATGGGTATGTTCTGGAAACGTGCAACATCAAATGGCGCATTAGCGGCAGCACTTGGCTCAGCAGCATTATCATTCTTGTTCATGCAGTTCTGGCCAGAACTACCGTTTATGGATCGCGTTGGCTTAGTGTTCTTACTATGTTTAGGGTTATGTTATGTAGTTTCTATGATGGGCAAAGCACCAGAGCAAGACAGCAGCGTTAGCTTAGATGAAGTAAGTTTTGTTACTGAAAAATCATTTAATATTGCCGCTGTAGGTGTTGTACTGATACTGATCGCTTTATATGCAACGTGGTGGTAA
- the galK gene encoding galactokinase — translation MSQNEMVKDLFQQKFKQAPQLICHAPGRVNIIGDHTDYNDGFVLPAAINFGTTIAASKRTDNVVRVFAYDCNQEMSEFRLDDISFDQDKMWSNYVRGTLQVLLKTYPHILGADIVVAGNVPQGAGLSSSASFEIVILKTFASLYQLDLDGIKAAQMGQQAENEFVGCNCGIMDQLISAMGKKDHAMLLDCRDLSFEDAPIPNGLSLFIVNSNVKRGLVDSEYNLRREQCEQVAAFFNKPALRDVSIAELKAKKSEIAPVLYKRAHHVVSENARTTDALIALKNQDMALMSKLMLASHNSLRDDFEVTTKEMDGLVEMVAAELGAKGGVRMTGGGFGGCIVALTPTSMLEKLTETVNNNYSKKFSLQPSIYICVASQGAFR, via the coding sequence ATGAGTCAAAATGAAATGGTAAAAGACTTGTTTCAGCAAAAGTTTAAACAAGCCCCACAATTAATTTGTCATGCACCAGGGCGAGTAAATATTATCGGCGACCATACCGATTATAATGATGGTTTTGTGCTGCCTGCCGCGATTAATTTTGGTACTACAATTGCTGCATCTAAACGTACAGATAATGTTGTTAGAGTATTTGCTTATGATTGTAATCAAGAAATGAGCGAGTTTCGTTTAGATGATATTAGTTTTGATCAAGATAAAATGTGGAGTAACTACGTTCGCGGCACATTACAGGTTTTATTAAAAACATATCCACATATTCTTGGTGCAGACATCGTTGTTGCGGGCAATGTACCGCAGGGTGCTGGCTTAAGCTCCTCTGCTAGTTTTGAAATTGTTATCTTAAAAACCTTTGCAAGCCTTTATCAACTAGATTTAGATGGCATAAAAGCTGCACAAATGGGGCAACAAGCTGAAAACGAATTTGTCGGCTGTAATTGTGGCATTATGGATCAACTAATTTCGGCTATGGGTAAAAAAGACCATGCGATGTTGCTAGATTGTCGTGATTTGTCTTTTGAAGATGCACCTATTCCAAACGGTCTGTCATTATTTATAGTGAACTCTAACGTTAAACGTGGCTTAGTCGATAGTGAGTACAACTTACGTCGAGAGCAATGTGAACAAGTGGCAGCATTTTTTAATAAACCAGCATTGAGAGATGTTTCGATTGCTGAATTAAAGGCTAAAAAATCTGAAATTGCCCCCGTATTGTATAAACGTGCTCACCATGTTGTCAGTGAAAATGCTCGCACAACTGACGCATTAATCGCATTAAAAAACCAAGATATGGCATTAATGAGTAAGCTAATGCTAGCTTCTCACAATTCACTACGTGATGATTTTGAGGTGACTACCAAAGAAATGGATGGTTTGGTCGAAATGGTTGCAGCTGAGCTAGGCGCAAAGGGCGGTGTGCGTATGACTGGCGGAGGTTTTGGTGGCTGTATCGTTGCCTTAACACCAACATCAATGTTGGAAAAGTTAACTGAAACTGTTAATAATAACTATTCGAAAAAATTTAGTTTACAGCCAAGTATATATATTTGTGTTGCCAGCCAAGGCGCATTTAGATAA
- a CDS encoding UDP-glucose--hexose-1-phosphate uridylyltransferase translates to MDTKFDPTEHPHRRYNPLINEWVLVSPHRAKRPWQGQVETLDEDVRPSHDESCFLCAGNTRINGEINENYSDTYVFTNDFAALKQDTPLASSDDPLFKMATEQGESRVICFSPDHSKTLPQLSQQAIINIVNTWQTQCEELGKTYNWVQVFENKGSMMGCSNPHPHGQIWAQQQLPTLVNKKHQAQKDYYNKYGTNLLQDYAIKEVAKQERVVVQNADWVVVVPYWAAWPFETLLLPRFSVTRMTDLSESQKASLADIIKKITIKYDNLFNSSFPYSMGWHGAPFDGEGHPQWTLHASFFPPLLRSATVRKFMVGYEMMAEAQRDLTAEQAAQRLRDLPNVHYKDNQ, encoded by the coding sequence ATGGATACTAAATTTGATCCTACTGAACACCCACATCGTCGGTATAATCCATTAATTAATGAATGGGTGTTAGTTTCACCGCATCGAGCCAAACGCCCTTGGCAAGGACAAGTTGAAACATTAGATGAAGATGTTAGGCCAAGTCATGATGAAAGCTGTTTTTTATGTGCAGGTAACACTCGTATAAATGGAGAGATTAATGAAAATTATAGTGACACTTATGTTTTCACTAATGACTTCGCCGCATTAAAGCAAGATACACCGCTAGCCTCAAGTGATGACCCATTATTTAAAATGGCAACTGAGCAAGGTGAAAGCCGAGTGATATGTTTTTCTCCAGATCACAGTAAAACTCTGCCACAACTTTCTCAGCAAGCAATAATTAATATTGTAAATACTTGGCAAACTCAATGTGAAGAGCTAGGCAAAACATACAATTGGGTGCAAGTTTTTGAAAATAAGGGCAGCATGATGGGCTGTTCAAACCCTCACCCTCATGGTCAAATATGGGCACAGCAACAATTACCTACTTTGGTAAATAAAAAGCATCAGGCTCAAAAAGATTACTACAACAAATACGGCACTAATTTATTGCAAGATTACGCGATAAAAGAAGTCGCTAAGCAAGAAAGAGTAGTTGTACAAAATGCCGACTGGGTAGTTGTTGTACCTTATTGGGCGGCATGGCCATTTGAAACATTGTTATTACCTCGTTTTTCTGTAACTCGAATGACAGATCTGAGCGAATCTCAAAAGGCATCTCTGGCTGATATCATTAAAAAAATTACGATTAAATACGACAATTTATTTAATAGCTCATTCCCATATTCAATGGGATGGCACGGCGCTCCTTTTGATGGTGAAGGCCATCCTCAGTGGACGTTACACGCTAGCTTTTTTCCACCTTTACTGCGCTCAGCTACTGTTCGCAAATTTATGGTTGGTTATGAAATGATGGCAGAAGCGCAACGTGACCTTACTGCCGAACAAGCGGCACAAAGGCTACGAGACTTACCTAATGTGCATTACAAGGACAATCAATAA